One window of Triticum dicoccoides isolate Atlit2015 ecotype Zavitan chromosome 5A, WEW_v2.0, whole genome shotgun sequence genomic DNA carries:
- the LOC119298109 gene encoding uncharacterized protein LOC119298109, with product MAKLMCLCFIILAIAVAVSADECEGDRQDMIKECSQYTKWPAEPKLDPSKACCAVWQKANIPCLCAGLTKEKEKIWCMEKVGYVANFCKKPFPRGYKCGSYTFPPLA from the exons ATGGCGAAACTCATGTGCTTATGTTTCATCATCCTCGCCATTGCGGTGGCCGTGTCGGCGGATGAATGCGAGGGTGACCGACAGGACATGATCAAGGAGTGCAGCCAGTATACGAAATGGCCAGCAGAGCCAAAGCTAGACCCATCGAAGGCGTGTTGTGCTGTGTGGCAGAAGGCGAACATCCCATGCCTTTGTGCCGGTCTCACCAAGGAGAAAGAAAAGATATGGTGTATGGAGAAGGTCGGCTATGTTGCCAATTTCTGCAAGAAGCCATTCCCACGTGGCTACAAGTGCGGAA GTTACACTTTCCCACCTCTGGCGTAG